A stretch of Methylotuvimicrobium alcaliphilum 20Z DNA encodes these proteins:
- the istA gene encoding IS21 family transposase, whose amino-acid sequence MTINKDIEAKILRYHFVEQWRVGTIASQLGIHHSVVDRVLSQAGLPKVERSPRASIIDPYLPFIREILAQFPTLTAARLYEMAKQRGYPGGPSQFRQRISQLRPRRQPEAYLRLKTLPGEQAQVDWGHFGSIHIDKAKRPLMAFVMVLSWSRQIYLQFYLNQQMENFLRGHVAAFEAWNGLPKVLLYDNLKSAVLERRGDAIRFHPTLLALSAHYRFEPRPVAVARGNEKGRVERAIRTIRDNFFAARHFQTLEELNQQADQWCQGVSGERRCPENTELTVQEAFHQEQPSLLSLPDNPFDTRERTRVMARKTPYIRFDLNDYSIPHQHVQKPLTVIAHLKQLCILDGEHMIAQHRRSFDKAKQIEDENHINALWLQKTNAKQHRGQDRLSAASAHMPLFLQQAIQRGHVLTTTLRLLNQLLDDYGRDELHSALDEALKQQSPYPQAVQHILERRRDEKQRPPPLAVAVPDKVKPYHIKAVNLAEYDQLNPSHEDGPVNDSETEQDKEKKQEPENAITTITKEGNHD is encoded by the coding sequence ATGACCATCAATAAAGACATTGAAGCGAAAATACTGCGTTATCATTTTGTGGAGCAGTGGCGAGTCGGCACGATTGCCTCACAGTTGGGTATCCATCATTCTGTTGTTGACCGTGTGTTATCGCAAGCAGGCCTGCCGAAGGTTGAACGCTCGCCGCGGGCATCGATCATCGATCCGTATTTACCGTTTATCCGGGAGATATTGGCGCAGTTTCCGACCCTGACTGCCGCCAGGTTGTATGAGATGGCGAAACAACGGGGTTATCCCGGCGGCCCCAGCCAGTTCCGCCAGCGCATCAGTCAACTGCGCCCGCGCCGACAGCCGGAAGCCTATTTGCGCTTAAAAACCTTACCCGGTGAACAGGCCCAAGTCGATTGGGGACACTTTGGTTCGATTCACATAGACAAAGCCAAACGGCCGTTAATGGCGTTTGTGATGGTGTTAAGTTGGTCACGGCAAATCTATTTGCAGTTTTACCTCAATCAACAAATGGAAAACTTTCTACGCGGTCATGTGGCGGCGTTCGAGGCCTGGAATGGTTTACCCAAGGTGCTACTCTATGACAATCTCAAGTCGGCCGTGCTGGAACGCCGAGGCGACGCCATCCGTTTTCATCCCACGTTGCTGGCCTTATCCGCGCATTATCGCTTTGAGCCACGCCCGGTCGCCGTCGCGCGCGGCAATGAAAAAGGCCGTGTGGAGCGGGCGATTCGCACTATCCGGGATAATTTTTTTGCCGCGCGGCATTTTCAAACACTCGAAGAACTGAATCAACAGGCCGATCAATGGTGTCAAGGCGTTAGCGGCGAGCGGCGCTGCCCGGAAAATACCGAACTGACGGTGCAGGAGGCTTTTCATCAGGAACAGCCGAGTTTGCTCAGTCTGCCGGATAACCCGTTTGATACCCGTGAAAGGACACGGGTCATGGCCCGAAAGACGCCTTATATCCGCTTTGATTTGAATGACTACTCGATTCCGCATCAGCACGTACAAAAACCGCTGACGGTGATCGCCCATCTTAAGCAGCTCTGCATCCTAGATGGCGAACACATGATTGCCCAACACCGGCGCAGTTTTGATAAGGCTAAGCAAATCGAAGATGAAAACCATATCAATGCCTTATGGCTGCAAAAAACCAACGCCAAGCAGCACCGCGGGCAAGACCGCTTAAGCGCCGCTTCCGCGCATATGCCCCTTTTCCTGCAACAAGCCATCCAACGGGGCCATGTGTTAACCACCACCCTCCGCTTACTGAATCAGCTATTGGATGATTATGGCCGGGACGAATTGCACAGCGCGCTCGACGAAGCGCTCAAACAGCAATCGCCCTACCCGCAAGCGGTGCAACACATCCTGGAACGCCGGCGTGATGAAAAACAGCGACCGCCGCCCCTGGCCGTCGCGGTACCCGATAAAGTCAAACCGTACCACATCAAAGCGGTCAACCTGGCTGAGTATGACCAACTCAATCCCAGTCATGAGGACGGCCCGGTCAATGACAGCGAAACAGAGCAGGACAAGGAGAAAAAGCAAGAGCCAGAGAACGCTATAACAACGATAACCAAGGAGGGAAACCATGATTGA
- the istB gene encoding IS21-like element helper ATPase IstB → MIDADQLKQQAIELKLHGIQAHWHELTQVQYPWLETLLNWERQERKQRSLERRLSHAKLGRFKPLTEFDWQWPDKIDQKAIHALMHLDFLTGANNIILLGGNGVGKSTLAQNLGYQAVMHGHTVLFTTAANMLNDLAALDSDNALRRRIKHYAKPALLIIDEVGYLSYSNRHADLLFEIVNQRYEQRSTLVTTNRPFAEWNDVFPNAACVVSLVDRLVHHSEIIAIEGKSYRMKEAKEQATERRSRQQGGAK, encoded by the coding sequence ATGATTGATGCCGACCAACTCAAGCAACAAGCGATTGAGCTCAAGCTTCATGGGATTCAGGCGCATTGGCATGAACTGACGCAAGTACAGTATCCCTGGCTGGAAACCCTATTAAACTGGGAGCGGCAAGAGCGAAAACAACGTTCACTGGAGCGCCGTTTAAGCCACGCCAAACTGGGGCGCTTTAAGCCCTTAACCGAATTTGATTGGCAGTGGCCGGACAAAATAGATCAAAAAGCGATCCATGCGTTAATGCACTTGGATTTTTTAACCGGGGCCAATAATATCATCCTACTGGGCGGTAACGGCGTGGGCAAATCAACCCTGGCGCAAAACCTGGGTTATCAAGCGGTGATGCACGGCCATACGGTCTTGTTCACAACAGCCGCCAACATGCTCAATGACCTGGCCGCCCTGGACAGTGACAACGCCCTGCGGCGAAGAATCAAGCACTACGCCAAACCGGCTTTGTTAATCATCGATGAAGTCGGCTATCTCTCCTACAGCAACCGCCACGCGGATCTCCTGTTTGAAATCGTCAATCAACGCTATGAACAACGTTCCACGCTGGTCACCACCAATCGCCCGTTCGCCGAATGGAACGACGTCTTTCCCAATGCCGCTTGTGTCGTCTCCCTGGTTGACCGGCTGGTTCATCATAGTGAGATCATCGCGATCGAGGGAAAATCTTACCGCATGAAAGAGGCCAAAGAACAAGCGACGGAACGACGCAGCAGACAACAAGGGGGCGCCAAATGA
- a CDS encoding phosphoketolase family protein — MNQARKPIRLTAKLLKNIDAYWRAANYLSVGQIYLYDNPLLKRPLKITDIKRMLLGHWGTTPGQNFIYVHLNRIIKQHDLNMIYVSGPGHGGPALVGNTYLEGTYSEIYPDISQDEAGLQKLFRQFSFPGGIPSHVSPECPGSIHEGGELGYSLSHSFGAVFDNPDLIVACVVGDGEAETGPLATSWHSNKFLNPLSDGAVLPILHLNGYKIANPTVFARIEPEELDQFLRGCGWTPYYVEGDEPSLMHAAMAETLDSVMSQIRSIQHNARSNADLTRPRWPMIVLKSPKGWTGPKWVDGQQIEGSFRSHQVPLSDPASQPEHLQMLEDWLKSYRPEELFDEAGRLVPELAELAPKGERRMSANPHANGGQLLRDLIMPDFRNYAVTVPTPGAVKAADTHELGVFLRDVVKLNQPQRNFRIFGPDETLSNRLNAVFEVTRRQWDARTQDSDEFLAEDGRVMEMLSEHQCEGWLEGYLLTGRHGLFNSYEAFIHIIDSMFNQHAKWLKITAQLPWRQPIASLNYLLASHVWNQIHNGFTHQDPGFIDLVVNKKAAVVRVYLPPDANCLLSVWDHCLRSRHYVNVVIAGKYQAPQWLSMDAAVKHCSEGIGIWHWASNDHGNAPHVVMACCGDVPTLETLAAVSILNEHLPELKVRVVNVVDLMKLQPQSEHPHGLSDSHFDALFTEDKPVIFAFHGYPWLIHRLTYRRNNHENIHVRGYKEEGTITTPFDMTVLNDLDRFHLVMDTIDRLPQTGEKGIHLKQQLQSKLIAHRQYINQYGEDMPEILNWQWGRSHVIKPRLAG, encoded by the coding sequence ATGAATCAAGCTCGCAAACCAATCAGGCTGACCGCAAAGTTACTGAAAAACATTGATGCCTACTGGCGTGCCGCCAATTACCTGTCTGTCGGTCAGATTTATCTTTACGATAATCCATTACTTAAACGGCCACTCAAGATTACGGATATTAAACGCATGCTGCTCGGACATTGGGGGACGACGCCGGGGCAGAATTTTATTTACGTGCATTTAAACCGGATCATTAAGCAACACGATCTGAATATGATTTATGTATCCGGCCCAGGCCACGGCGGTCCGGCTTTAGTCGGCAACACCTATCTGGAAGGCACATACAGCGAAATCTATCCAGATATTAGTCAAGATGAGGCGGGGCTGCAAAAGTTGTTTAGGCAGTTTTCCTTTCCAGGCGGCATTCCCAGCCACGTTTCCCCGGAATGTCCAGGCTCGATTCATGAAGGCGGCGAATTGGGCTATTCGCTCAGCCATTCCTTCGGAGCCGTATTCGACAATCCGGACCTTATTGTGGCTTGCGTGGTCGGCGATGGTGAAGCAGAGACCGGGCCCCTGGCGACATCCTGGCATTCCAACAAGTTTCTTAACCCGCTATCCGATGGCGCGGTGCTGCCGATATTGCACCTCAACGGCTACAAAATTGCTAACCCAACCGTATTCGCCCGTATTGAGCCTGAAGAATTAGATCAGTTTCTGCGCGGTTGCGGCTGGACACCTTATTATGTCGAAGGCGATGAGCCGTCACTGATGCATGCAGCGATGGCCGAAACCCTAGATTCTGTAATGTCACAGATACGCAGTATTCAGCACAATGCCCGCAGTAATGCTGATTTGACCCGGCCGCGCTGGCCAATGATTGTGTTGAAATCGCCCAAAGGCTGGACCGGCCCGAAATGGGTCGATGGCCAACAAATCGAAGGTAGTTTCCGCTCGCATCAGGTGCCGCTGTCTGACCCGGCCAGTCAACCGGAACATCTGCAGATGCTGGAAGACTGGCTTAAAAGTTACCGTCCAGAAGAACTATTTGACGAAGCGGGCCGCCTAGTTCCAGAGCTGGCCGAATTAGCGCCCAAGGGGGAGCGCCGCATGAGCGCTAACCCTCATGCCAACGGCGGACAGTTGTTACGCGACTTGATCATGCCGGACTTTCGAAACTACGCGGTTACTGTGCCGACACCGGGCGCCGTTAAGGCTGCTGATACGCACGAACTGGGCGTCTTCTTGCGTGATGTGGTCAAGCTCAATCAGCCGCAACGCAATTTCCGTATCTTTGGCCCTGATGAAACCCTATCCAACCGCTTGAACGCTGTGTTTGAGGTAACCCGTCGGCAGTGGGATGCACGAACCCAAGACAGCGATGAATTTTTGGCTGAAGACGGACGGGTCATGGAAATGTTAAGCGAGCATCAGTGCGAAGGTTGGCTGGAAGGCTATTTGCTGACCGGGCGGCATGGGTTGTTCAACTCTTATGAAGCCTTCATCCACATCATTGATTCCATGTTTAACCAGCATGCCAAATGGTTAAAAATCACCGCACAACTACCCTGGCGTCAGCCGATTGCTTCGTTGAATTACTTACTGGCTTCCCACGTCTGGAATCAAATCCACAATGGTTTTACCCATCAAGACCCCGGTTTCATCGACCTCGTAGTGAATAAAAAAGCCGCAGTGGTGCGGGTGTATCTGCCGCCGGATGCCAATTGTCTGTTGTCGGTATGGGATCACTGTCTACGCAGCCGGCATTACGTAAATGTGGTGATCGCCGGCAAGTATCAGGCACCGCAGTGGCTGAGCATGGATGCGGCGGTCAAGCATTGCAGTGAAGGCATTGGTATCTGGCATTGGGCCAGCAATGATCATGGAAATGCCCCTCACGTGGTCATGGCCTGTTGCGGTGATGTGCCTACATTAGAGACACTGGCGGCAGTCTCCATCCTGAATGAGCACTTGCCCGAATTGAAAGTCCGGGTGGTTAACGTCGTAGACTTGATGAAGCTGCAACCCCAAAGCGAGCACCCGCACGGTTTGAGCGATAGCCATTTCGATGCACTGTTCACCGAGGACAAACCGGTGATTTTTGCATTCCACGGCTATCCCTGGTTGATCCATAGGCTCACTTACCGCCGAAACAACCATGAAAACATCCACGTTCGCGGCTACAAGGAAGAAGGTACCATCACCACGCCGTTTGATATGACCGTACTCAACGATTTGGATCGCTTTCATCTGGTAATGGACACTATAGACAGACTGCCGCAGACCGGAGAAAAAGGCATTCACCTAAAGCAACAACTCCAATCCAAGTTAATTGCGCACAGGCAGTACATCAATCAATACGGTGAAGACATGCCGGAGATTCTGAACTGGCAGTGGGGCCGCAGTCATGTGATCAAGCCAAGGCTAGCCGGTTAG
- a CDS encoding class I fructose-bisphosphate aldolase has protein sequence MHRQMLIDTASALVADDKGLLAIDESITTCNKRFVALAIPQTEAARHDYRELIVTTSGLAESISGLILYDETIRQSSDDGTPFVKLIVEAGIIPGIKVDIGAKGMAGHPQEKITEGLDGLRERMAEYVQMGARFAKWRAVLTVADNLPSRGCIEANAHALARYAALCQEAGLVPIVEPEVIMAGEHSLDRCREVTEEVLHTVFNQLYRQGILLEGMILKPNMLLPGLACPQQAKLDDVADATVNCLLRAVPAAVPGIMFLSGGQAAGLASARLNAMNVRYKSQLPWALSFSFGRAIQQPALAAWLGKKDQVIAAQNILYHRAKCNRDARKGQFTDEDEKHCE, from the coding sequence ATGCATAGACAAATGCTGATAGATACCGCAAGCGCGCTGGTCGCGGATGACAAAGGCCTTTTGGCAATCGATGAAAGCATCACAACCTGCAATAAACGTTTTGTTGCCTTGGCGATACCTCAAACCGAAGCGGCCCGGCATGACTACCGGGAGTTAATAGTCACCACCAGCGGTTTGGCTGAATCGATTAGCGGCTTGATTCTTTATGATGAAACCATTCGGCAGAGCAGTGATGACGGCACGCCCTTTGTCAAGCTTATAGTCGAGGCGGGCATTATTCCCGGCATTAAAGTCGATATTGGCGCAAAAGGCATGGCCGGTCATCCTCAGGAAAAAATAACCGAAGGATTGGATGGTTTACGCGAACGCATGGCCGAGTATGTGCAGATGGGTGCTCGATTTGCCAAGTGGCGGGCCGTTTTAACGGTGGCTGACAACCTTCCCAGTCGCGGCTGCATCGAGGCGAATGCGCACGCCTTGGCTCGCTACGCCGCACTCTGTCAAGAAGCGGGACTGGTGCCGATTGTAGAACCGGAAGTGATTATGGCTGGCGAGCATAGCCTGGACCGCTGTCGCGAGGTAACCGAGGAAGTCCTGCACACTGTTTTCAACCAGCTTTATCGTCAAGGGATTTTGCTGGAGGGCATGATCTTGAAGCCGAATATGCTGTTGCCAGGGCTGGCCTGCCCACAGCAAGCAAAGCTTGACGACGTTGCCGACGCCACGGTGAACTGCCTTTTGCGCGCCGTACCTGCTGCGGTGCCGGGAATTATGTTCTTGTCAGGCGGCCAAGCTGCCGGACTGGCCTCGGCTCGTTTGAATGCCATGAATGTACGATACAAGTCGCAGCTGCCTTGGGCATTGAGCTTTTCGTTTGGTCGAGCCATCCAGCAACCTGCTTTAGCGGCTTGGCTTGGTAAAAAAGACCAGGTAATAGCGGCACAGAACATTCTCTATCATCGTGCCAAATGCAATCGGGATGCTCGCAAGGGCCAGTTCACAGACGAAGATGAAAAACATTGTGAGTGA